The Caldisalinibacter kiritimatiensis region TACTTAGGGGGGATGGTTATGACCCAGCAGTTTATTGAACTAGAAGGCAAGTATTTAGATAACTTAATTCAAGAGGGACTTAAAAAGCTTAATAAAGGAAGAGATGAAGTAGATATACAAATTGAAGAAAAAAAATCTATATTTAGAATAACAAATAAATATAAAGTTAGAATAGCAGTTAAAGATAAAGGAGAGTTAGATGAAATAGGAAACAATAAAATAGGTACGAACACGTATTACTATATCGATTATAGGGAAGATGGTGTGTATTTAACTGTAAACTATAATGATGTTCTAAATAAAGTAACAATAGAAGAAATTAGGCGTAGACTCAATAGAAAAGGAGTAAAAGATTATGATATAGAGTTAGTTACAAAAGCGGTAGAAAAAGGGAATGGAGAACCTATAAAAATTGCTCCTTTTCAGGAAGAGAATATGATAGACGCTGAATTAAAGGTTATAATTTCAGAGGATAAGATGAAGGGCTATTGTGTATTAATACCTCCTGATGGAGGGAAGGATTTAACTTATGACAAGGCAATTGAACTTGTAAAAGATAAAATTAAATACGGAATTAATGAATCAATTTTAAGAAAATTGATTGACAATAAAGAATATAATAAAAAAGTAGTTATAGCAAGGGGTGTACAACCTGTCAATGGCAAAGACGGATATATAAAATATAAGTTTGATACTAATAAGAAAATAAACCTTAATGTCTTAGAGGATGGAAGTGTAGATTTTAGAAATTTAAATTTAATAAATAATGTAAGTAAAGGAGATATATTAGCTGAGTTAGTATTAGCTACTAAGGGAAGTTCTGGTATTACTGTAACGGGTGAAAAAATACCACAAAAACCCGGTAAAGACCAAATGGTGAAATATGGAAAAAATGTTGTACCTAGCGATGATTCAAAGAAATTAATATCATTAGTTGATGGTCAAGCTTATTTGGATGGAAATAAGGTTGTTGTAAATGAGATTTATGAAGTAAAAGGTGATGTAGATAATTCAACAGGAAATGTAAGCTTTAATGGTGTGGTAAAAGTGAGAGGTAATGTTAAAACTGGATTTAAAATAACCTCTAAAGATAATGTAGAAATCGAAGGGGTAGTTGAGGGAGCAGAAATCAGTAGTGAAAAAGATATAATTCTGAAAAAAGGAATTCATGGACACAATAAAGGTAAATTATGTGCTAATGGAAAAGTAATTGCTAAATATATAGAAAATAGCAAGGTAGAAA contains the following coding sequences:
- a CDS encoding FapA family protein, with amino-acid sequence MTQQFIELEGKYLDNLIQEGLKKLNKGRDEVDIQIEEKKSIFRITNKYKVRIAVKDKGELDEIGNNKIGTNTYYYIDYREDGVYLTVNYNDVLNKVTIEEIRRRLNRKGVKDYDIELVTKAVEKGNGEPIKIAPFQEENMIDAELKVIISEDKMKGYCVLIPPDGGKDLTYDKAIELVKDKIKYGINESILRKLIDNKEYNKKVVIARGVQPVNGKDGYIKYKFDTNKKINLNVLEDGSVDFRNLNLINNVSKGDILAELVLATKGSSGITVTGEKIPQKPGKDQMVKYGKNVVPSDDSKKLISLVDGQAYLDGNKVVVNEIYEVKGDVDNSTGNVSFNGVVKVRGNVKTGFKITSKDNVEIEGVVEGAEISSEKDIILKKGIHGHNKGKLCANGKVIAKYIENSKVESDDDVCSEVIMHSDIKSCGIIKATLGKGLIVGGVCRAEKEIHANIIGSAMETKTVLEVGVNPKLKRRYEDSKNQLDELKNQIDKLTKTINLLKRLSKSGGLTKEKKELLIKSLNAHKILSNKIKLIKKNIEDLEMQIELLSKGKIVVKNIIYPGVKVIIGNSVMFIKDELKKCIIYNENNEIKISY